One genomic region from Luteitalea sp. encodes:
- a CDS encoding type II toxin-antitoxin system Y4mF family antitoxin, producing the protein MTAEQIGAVVRQARLAQGLRQDQLAAAAGVGVRFLVELERGKPTVRLGKVLAVLDALGCRLEVAAPPGAAGNGS; encoded by the coding sequence GTGACTGCTGAACAGATCGGCGCCGTCGTCCGCCAGGCTCGGCTTGCCCAAGGCCTCCGCCAGGATCAGCTGGCCGCCGCAGCCGGCGTTGGCGTTCGCTTCCTTGTCGAGCTGGAACGCGGGAAGCCCACCGTGCGCCTGGGCAAAGTTCTGGCGGTGCTGGACGCCCTTGGCTGCCGCCTGGAGGTCGCTGCGCCGCCCGGGGCTGCGGGGAACGGCTCGTGA